The DNA window TGAACCCTTACTACGCCTTTGAAATCAGTCCGCATGGAGAAGTCCTGGCCTACCGTGCCCGGCATTACCGGCAGTATGACTGGGAATGGACCTGCCCTGAGCTGGTGGTCGAAGCGAAAATTGACGGCAAGGATTACCAGGTGCAGGGGACGCTGCCGATGGCCGTTTTACGCGACCTGGACATCCTCAAGCCCGGAGCCACCGAGTTTTTCGCCGGCGTCTTCCGTGCCGAGTTTTCCCACAAACCGGATGGCGGTATTCACTCCGGCTGGATGCCATGGGTGAACCCACAGACCGAACGACCGGACTTCCATGTCCCGTCGGCGTTCGGTGTTTTTGAACTGTTGGGCTGAAAACTGGCCTGCGGCATCACTTCTTCAGCTTCGCATCTAGCTCATCCAGCTTGAAGCGCACGCTCACCACATAGGCCAATTCACCCTCGGTCCAGTGGCCGTAGGTGGTGGTCACAAAGGTACCATCTGGCAGAAGCTCCACGCCAGGATAGGTGCAGTCCGCACCTTTGGTATTGTCCATGATGCGCACGCGATAATGCCCTTCGCTGCCTTTGACGATGTCCTCATACTTGCCAACCCAGCCCACCCAGTCTCCCTTCGTCGGACTCACATGCGTGGTGTCGCGGAAGGTGATGAAGAGCCGTCCGTCGGGTCCGTATTTGGCCACATGGCGGTCACCGGTGAGGGCGGCTGGCAGCTCTCGTGGCTCCGTCCAGGTCAGCCCTTCGTCATCGGAAAAAATGACGTAGGAATTGTACTTCCGTGAGTTTTCCCGCAGCAGCACGGCGATCTGTTTGCCATCCGGTGAGCGCAGCACGCCGGGCTCGCAGAGGCTGGCATCTGGCAGCATGGCAATAGGAGCCGGCACACTCCAGGTCAGACCACCATCGGTGGAAAGGCAGGTGTAAACCCAAAAACGCCAGGGCTTGGCAGTGGAGGAAGTGTGGTCGCTGTGCGGAGATTTGACGCGATATTTCTCCACCTCACCCCCCCGGATGAACCGGCCGTCATCATGAAAAAAGGCCAGGTAATGCCCCGGCTTGTCCAGGCCGATGACGGTGGACATGGTCACCACGCCGCCAAAGTCACCGATGGGTTTCAGCTCTCCCCAGGTCGCGCCATCGTCCTCCGTCACCGCCATGCGGATGGGATACAGGCCGCTGAACATGATGATGCGTTTTTTGCCTGCGGCATCCACCACACGATGCAGGGTCGGCACTTCCAGGGAGGTCTCCCAGGACTTCGGTGTGGGGAGCCTTTCGCTCCAGGTCAGGCCGGCATCGTTGCTGCGTTTATAGACGATGGCTCCGCGTCCGTGGCCCTTCGGATAGACGATGAGCATCGTCTTGTTATCCTCCAGCAGCAGGGTTGTGGGATGCCCCAGATACTGTCCGGCCTCGCGGTCCACGATGACCTGCCGCTCCTTCTCCCCGCTGATGTCCACGATGGGAATCGTGTACCCAGGCTTCATCTTGGTTTTCAGGTTCTTCGTCGGCGTCGGGGGTAGGTTCGTGTCCTTCTTCTGCAAAGCGGTCTGCTGGGCGCTTCCCCACGCGGTGGAGAGGCAGAGGATGGAGACAACAAGGAGTGGTCGGTGATGCATGGCGGAGAACCTACGCCTCATCCCGACCTACCTTATCAGGGCCCTGCATTTCCGTATCAGTTACGCTGGAGCCCGGCAGGCAGTTCCTTCAGCCTCTCCACCTCCGTGATCTCATGGAAGAACCACGGTTTGCCACTGGCCTTTTTATAAATGACCGTCTTGCTCGCATACTTGAAGCCGTCGTGCTCTTTCCAGTCGCTGAAGAGGTAATAGTCCCCACGCCAGCCGATGCGGCTCAGGAGCTTCGTTTCTTTGTCAAAAT is part of the Prosthecobacter sp. SYSU 5D2 genome and encodes:
- a CDS encoding carbohydrate-binding family 9-like protein; this translates as MISEIQPPPTYQVHRIGHPGFEWNHVVQITDFTFPWETTPAPQTCFRAAWNEENLIFRFDCVDEDLVLGEGETLKDRVLGSDRVEIFFAPDLSLNPYYAFEISPHGEVLAYRARHYRQYDWEWTCPELVVEAKIDGKDYQVQGTLPMAVLRDLDILKPGATEFFAGVFRAEFSHKPDGGIHSGWMPWVNPQTERPDFHVPSAFGVFELLG
- a CDS encoding sialidase family protein, which encodes MHHRPLLVVSILCLSTAWGSAQQTALQKKDTNLPPTPTKNLKTKMKPGYTIPIVDISGEKERQVIVDREAGQYLGHPTTLLLEDNKTMLIVYPKGHGRGAIVYKRSNDAGLTWSERLPTPKSWETSLEVPTLHRVVDAAGKKRIIMFSGLYPIRMAVTEDDGATWGELKPIGDFGGVVTMSTVIGLDKPGHYLAFFHDDGRFIRGGEVEKYRVKSPHSDHTSSTAKPWRFWVYTCLSTDGGLTWSVPAPIAMLPDASLCEPGVLRSPDGKQIAVLLRENSRKYNSYVIFSDDEGLTWTEPRELPAALTGDRHVAKYGPDGRLFITFRDTTHVSPTKGDWVGWVGKYEDIVKGSEGHYRVRIMDNTKGADCTYPGVELLPDGTFVTTTYGHWTEGELAYVVSVRFKLDELDAKLKK